In Trueperaceae bacterium, the sequence CGTGCGGACCGCGCACGCCAAAGGCCTCCCCGTCGGTCGCGTGGTGACCCGACACGCCCTTCGGACCGCGTTGATCCCCGTCGTGACGATCCTCGGGCTGCAGCTCGCGAACCTGATCGGGGGGGCCGTGATCGTCGAGACGGTCTTCGCGTGGCCCGGGGTGGGCAGCCTGGCCGTCGAGGCGATCGGTGGGCGCGACTTCGCGATCGTTCAGACGGTGGTGCTGCTCTCGGGCACCGCATTCGTCGTGATGAACCTCCTCGTGGACCTGAGTTACGCCGTGCTCGACCCGCGCGTCGAGGTGGCGCCGTGAGGCGCGTGGGGGCGCGCACCGCCGTCGCCGCGGCGACGCTCGCGGCGGTCGTGGCGGCCGCGGCCGTCGGTCCGGTCGTGTGGTCGGTCGACCCGACCGAGACGCGCCTCCTCGCCCGCCTCCAACCGCCGGTGTTCGCGGGGGGGTCGTGGGCCCACCCGCTCGGGACCGATCCGTTGGGGCGCGACGTGCTCGCGCGCGTCCTGTACGGTGCGCGCGTCTCGTTGCTCGTCAGCGTCACCGCGACGGTGGTCGGGGGCGGCGTCGGGACGCTCGCCGGCCTTGCGGCGGGCTTCGCGTACGGACGGCCGCTCGACACCCTCGTGACCTTCCTCGTCGACGTCCAGCTCGCCCTCCCCTTCCTCCTGCTGGCCATCGCGATCGCGTTGGTGTTCGGCAGTTCCCTGCCCATCCTCGTCGCGCTCGCCGCGCTCGCCGCATGGCCCCCGTACGCCCGCGTGGCGCGCGGCGTCACGCTGGCCCTTCGCGAGCAGGAGTTCGTGCTGGCCGCACGCGCCCTCGGAGGGCGCGACGTGCACGTGATGCTGCGCCACCTGCTGCCCAACCTCGCGGCCCCCATTGCGGTCCTCGCGACCCTCGGGATCGGCAACCTCATCCTGTTCGAGAGCGCCCTCGGGTTTCTCGGCATCGGCCTTCCACCGCCCGCCCCCTCCTGGGGAACCATGATCGGGGAGGGCCGCGAGTACCTGTCGCGCGCCTGGTGGGTCGCCACCGTCCCCGGCGCGTTCCTCGTGCTCGTCACCGTCTCGGTCGGCGTTCTCGGCGATGACTTCCGGGATCGTCTCGACGTCCGTACCGAGCTTTGAGTCGCCCTCGTTCCCGGAACCGTTTGGAGACGTCATGACCCTGCGCATGCCCCGCCGAAACTTCCTCAAGGGGGTCGCCGCCGCCGGCGCCGCCGCCGGCGTCGGTCCGTTCCCCACCTTCGCGCAAGCGATGCGGCCCGCGTTGCGGGTCGGCATCAACGCCGAAATCGCGAGTTGGGATCCGCACCACCAGGCCGGCTCGATCGTCGGCAACCGCTACTACGGCCTGGCGTTCGATCAGCTCGTCCGCAAGGACCTCGACGGGTCGCTGATCCCCATGCTCGCCACCTCCTGGGTCGCGGACGGGACGACCTGGCGCTTCGACCTGCGTGAGGGGGTCCGCTTCCACGACGGGAGCGTCATGACGGCGGACGACGTGGTGTTCAGCCTCGAGCGGCTGCTGTTCAGCGAGTACGAGAGCGCGATCCGTCCGACCTTCACGCCCTACGTCCGCGAGGTGCGCGCTACCGGTCCGCTGCAGATCGAGATCGTGACGCCGACCCGCGATCCGTTGCTGCCGCGCCGCATCGCGACGCCGTTCGTGGCGATCATGCCGCGTGCGGCGGTCGAGGCCGCGGGGTTCGATGCGGTCCAGACCGCGCCGATCGGGGCGGGGCCGTACAAGGTGGAGGCGTGGGACGTCGGGAGTTCGGTGACCTTCACCGCCCACGAGGACTACTGGATGGGCACGCCGCCGCTCTCGGAGTTGACGCTGAACCTGATCCCGGAGAACGCGACGCGCGTCGCGGCGTTGCAGGCGGGCGAAATCGATGTCGCCACGACCCTCCCCCCCGACCTCCTGGGGCAGGTGGAGCGCACGGCGGACCTGCAGGTGGCCGACGTGCTGCTGTACAACTTCATGCACGTCTACTTCAACACCGTCGAGGGCGTCACGGCGAACCCGGACGTCCGCCGCGCCCTTGCGCTCGGGATCGATCGCGGCCTGATCGCCGATGCCCTGTGGGGCGGCCGGGTGGCGGTCATGCGGGACTACTACCTGCCGAGCGAGTTCGGGTACGACCCCGACCGCGCCCCGTTCCCCTTTGAACCCGACGCCGCCACGGCGGCGCTCGATGCGGCGGGGTACGCGGGGGAACCGCTGGCCTTCACGCCGCCCGCGACGTACTACACGAACGGGCGTCTGGTCACCGATGCCATCAACGAGATGTGGCAGGCCATCGGGGTGAACGTCGAGTACGAACCGCTCGAGCTGGCGCAGTGGGCGGAGCGCAGCTTCGCGCGCGCCAACGTCGCGACGCTGCAGAGCTTCGGGACGGGGGGCGACCCCGCGACCGGCTTCATCGCCGAGTACCTCGCGGAGAACTGGATCGCGCAGTACTACCCGGCGTCGGACCGCTTCAAGGCGCTCGCGCGGGAGGCGGCGTCGACCCTCGACGAGGACGTGCGGTACCGGAACTACCGCGCGATCGCCGACATCCTCGATCGCGACGTGCCGTTCACCCCGCTGTACCAGAGCGTGGAGTTCTACGGCATGCGGAGCGACGTGCGGTGGCGCCCGCACCCCAACTTCTTCCTGGACTTCCGTCCCGACGCCCTCGAGATCGGCTGATCGGATGGCGGGATTGATCCTCGTGATGATCGATGGGGTGTCGGCGGATACCTTCCGGATTCGTCGTGGGCGCCTGGCGAACCTGGCGTCGCTCGCGGCCTCCGGGTTGGTCGTGGAGCGCCTGTCCGCCGCCGTGCCGGGGACGTCGCTCCCGGGGCGCGCGTCGATCCTGACGGGCGCCCCCGCGCGGCGCAACGGGGTCTACGGGAACCGCCTGCTCGACGAGGCGCACGGAGCGTTCCGGTACGCGAGCCCGTACGACGTGCGCCTCCCGACGCTGCCCCGCCTCGCGCGGGAGGCGGGGTCGACGACCGCAGCCGTCGGGATGGGCATGGTGCGTCCCGAGGACGTCGACGTGTTCGCGCACCCGTGGTGGGTGGGTTCGTTCGTGCAGCGCGCGCGGGACGCGCGCCCCGAACCGCTCGCGAACGGCTGGGAGAACGTCGCGGGCACGCTCGACCCGAGCGGGGCGCTGGCCGAGGCCGCCGCGAAGGCCGGCGTCCCGGATGCGTTCGATGCGCTGGACCTGGACGATGCGAGCGTGGCGGCGATGGCGGGGTTTCTCGGCGACCGTCGGGTCGCGGAGTGGGTCGGGGCGCTCGCGACGAGCGACGACGCCCCCGACCTGATCGTCACCGAGCTGCTGATGACCGACACGGTGCAGCACCGCAGCGGGTACGACACGCCCCTCTCGCAGTGGACGACGACGCTGATGGACGGCCTGATCGGGGACCTGCTCGCGCGCCTGCGTGACGCCGGCCGCGAGGATGCGTACGACCTGATGATCCTCTCCGATCACGGCCACGGGCCGGTCGAGCGGGCGTTGCGGCCCGACGTGCTGCTCCCGGGGGAGACGTTCGTGAGCGAGGGGGGGCTGCTGCACGTGCTCACCCCCGATGCGCCGACGCGTGAGCGCGTGACCGGCATCCTGGCGGAGGTCGGTGCGCAGGCCTACCCGACCGCGTACCTCCCCGACGACCTTCAGGGGGTGCTGTCGTCGTTTCTCGCGCCCGACGGCGTGAGCTTCGAGCACGATGGGGAGGCGCCCGACGGGCCGTGGGCGACGCCATCGGCGGTGAGCAGTCACGGGAAGCGTCCCGGCCATCCCGACGACGATCGCTTCCTGCTGCTTGCGGGGCCCCGCATCGAGGGGGGCGTCGTCCCGCGCGCGGAGGCGGCCGACGTGGCGGCCACGGCGGCGCGCCTCCTCGGGCTCGACGTCGCCCCGTTCGAGGGGACGCCGCTCGTCTGACGCGCCCCGTCGCGTTTCGACGCAGCGGCGTCCGGCGCCCGCGCGCATCGACGCGTGGGCGCGCGCGACGGCGCGCCGGAGGTCAGGGGCCGTCGTCGAAGGCCAGCCCGACCCGGACCGGGTCGTGGTCGCTGGCGCGGAAGGGATCGGGGGCGTACAGGTCCGCCTCGGCGGGACCCTTGTAGGTCAGGTCGTAATCGATGAGGTCGACCTCCGGGGCGTTGATGGGCCACACCGCCGCGCCGGTGACGCGCGGCCCTCCGGCCGGCGTCCCGGTCGCCAGGTCGGGGTGCGCGACGGCGTGATCGAGCCGGCCGAAGCGCCCGTCGAACACGAAGGTCGTGACGGGGTCGGGGCCCTCGCTCGCGAGGAGGTCGACGGGGTCGTCCGGCGTCCTCGGGGTCGCGTCGGGCCCGGCGAGGAGCGCGGCGATGGGGTCCTCCTTCGGGTAGGCGTTCAGGTCCCCCAGCACCAGCCAGGGGGCGTCGACGCCGGTGGGGGCCTGCTCGAGCCAGGCGAGGAGGGCGCGGACGCCGTCGGTGCGGGTGCCGGCGCAGGAGCCCTGCAGCGGTCCGTCGTCGCCGGCGCCGCAGGACGAGCCCTTGCTCTTGAGGTGGTTCACGACGATCGTCACCGCCCCGCCTCCGCCGACGGAGGAGCGGTCGGCGGGCACGAAGCTCCAGGCGAGGGCGGGACGGTTCTTGCCGCGGCCGGTGGCGCGCGGGTCGGTGAAGGCGACGTCGTCGAGGACGGCGGGGGTCCCGACCGGCGCGACGACGTCGGGGCGGTAGAGGACCGCCTGCGCGATCGCGTCGGTGCCCATCGCGCCGACCGCGACGTGGCGCCAGGGGTGGCCGGTGGCGTCGCGCAGGCCGGCGGCGAGGTCGGCGGCGGCGCGGTCGTTCGGGTCGTTCTGCAGTTCGACGAGGCCGAGGACGTCGGCGTCGAGGGCGGCGAGGGCGGCGACGAGCTTGGCGCGTTGGCGCGCCAGCTCGCGGGCGTCGTCCGCCCCGCGGCATTCCATCCCGCCGGTCGGGCCGCAGTCGTCGCCGACGTCGACGAAGTAGTTCTGGACGTTGAGGGTGGCGACGACGACGTCGGGGGGCGTCCCGTCCGCGGCGCGCACGTCGGGGGGCGCCGACGGAATGGGGGCGCGGCGGAGGTGCTCCGCGGGGGCGGTGGGGTGGATCCGCCAGGCGCCGTAGGCGTAGTGCAGCATGCCGGTCGCGCCCCGCACCGCGTCGCCGCCCCGGAAGCGGTGCTCGAGGCCGAAGACGGTGCCGTCGGGGTGCCGGACGGGGCTGGGGTTCTGGTCGTTGCGGCCGTCGTCGAGGGTGATGCGTCGGGGTTCCTGGGCGGCCTCCCAGGCCGCGGCGCGGGGGTCGTCGGGGGCGAAGCGGTGCGTCGCCTGGATCGGGCGGTCGGCGCCCTCCTGCGGGAGGGCGAGGACGACCTCGCCGAACCGGTCGTAGTTGTAGTACTCGGCGATCGCGAGGGCTTGGGGGAGGCGGACCGGCATGCCCTCGAGCGCCTCGCGGGCGGCGTCGTCGGCGGGGAGGCGGAGGGGGACCGGCGCGGGGGGCGCGACGCGCGCGCCGCAGTCCACGACCTCGCGCACGCCGGTCAGCGTCGTCATGCCGTACGCCTCGGTGATCGTCCCGGCCGCGCGCACGACGGCGCCGACCGACACCGAGGCGGCGCTCTCGACGAACAGGCCCTCCGACGTCGCGGGGTCGCCGTCGTCCTGGCCGGGGGGCGTGTGCAGGTAGAACCCGCCGAGGTCCCGCCGGAACCGATCCGTGGGGTCGCCCTGGAAGGCGGCGGTGACGACGCCCTGCACCGTGGCGCGGCGGTTCTCGAGGGGGGAGGTCGGGCCGTGCCCCTGGACGGCGTGCAGGGGCGTCGGGTCGGGCGCCGCGCCGGGCCGGCAGCGGGGGTCGAGGGCGGGCGGGTCCTGCGCGCAGGCGCTCGCGAGGAGGGCGGCGGCTCCCAACGCAGCGACGGCACGCGTCGTGACGGGAGCGGCCCATCGAGGGTGAGGCGCGTCGCGCATGCACCGATGCTAGCCCGCGCGGGGCGGGTCCGGTGGACGGCCCGGAGCGGGCCCCGTCAGACGGTGGGGATCAACCGTCGCTTCGCACGTCGAGGGCGTCCCGGAGTCCGTCACCGAGAAGGTTGAAGCTGACGACGACCAGCGCGATGGCGATGCCGGGAATGAGCGCGATGTGCGGCGCGCTCGTGATGTAGTCGCGACCCGCAGCGATCATGCCGGCCCACGTCGGGGTGGGCGGTTGTACGCCGAGACCGAGGAAGGACAGGGCCGACTCCATGAGGATGGCGTAGGCGAGGTAGAGGCTGCCGTACACCAACAACGTCGCGACGAAATTGGGGGCGACGTGCCGGCCGACGATCCGAACGTCGTTCGCACCCAGCGCGCGGGCCGCTCCGATGAAATCCCGCTCCCGCAGGACGACGACCGACCCACGCGAGATTCGCGCGAAGGCGGGCACCGTCCAGATGCCGATCGCAACGATGGTGTTCGTCAGGCCCGGGCCCAAGGCACTGACGATGATGATCGCCAACAACAG encodes:
- a CDS encoding ABC transporter permease — encoded protein: MRRVGARTAVAAATLAAVVAAAAVGPVVWSVDPTETRLLARLQPPVFAGGSWAHPLGTDPLGRDVLARVLYGARVSLLVSVTATVVGGGVGTLAGLAAGFAYGRPLDTLVTFLVDVQLALPFLLLAIAIALVFGSSLPILVALAALAAWPPYARVARGVTLALREQEFVLAARALGGRDVHVMLRHLLPNLAAPIAVLATLGIGNLILFESALGFLGIGLPPPAPSWGTMIGEGREYLSRAWWVATVPGAFLVLVTVSVGVLGDDFRDRLDVRTEL
- a CDS encoding ABC transporter substrate-binding protein produces the protein MTLRMPRRNFLKGVAAAGAAAGVGPFPTFAQAMRPALRVGINAEIASWDPHHQAGSIVGNRYYGLAFDQLVRKDLDGSLIPMLATSWVADGTTWRFDLREGVRFHDGSVMTADDVVFSLERLLFSEYESAIRPTFTPYVREVRATGPLQIEIVTPTRDPLLPRRIATPFVAIMPRAAVEAAGFDAVQTAPIGAGPYKVEAWDVGSSVTFTAHEDYWMGTPPLSELTLNLIPENATRVAALQAGEIDVATTLPPDLLGQVERTADLQVADVLLYNFMHVYFNTVEGVTANPDVRRALALGIDRGLIADALWGGRVAVMRDYYLPSEFGYDPDRAPFPFEPDAATAALDAAGYAGEPLAFTPPATYYTNGRLVTDAINEMWQAIGVNVEYEPLELAQWAERSFARANVATLQSFGTGGDPATGFIAEYLAENWIAQYYPASDRFKALAREAASTLDEDVRYRNYRAIADILDRDVPFTPLYQSVEFYGMRSDVRWRPHPNFFLDFRPDALEIG
- a CDS encoding alkaline phosphatase family protein codes for the protein MAGLILVMIDGVSADTFRIRRGRLANLASLAASGLVVERLSAAVPGTSLPGRASILTGAPARRNGVYGNRLLDEAHGAFRYASPYDVRLPTLPRLAREAGSTTAAVGMGMVRPEDVDVFAHPWWVGSFVQRARDARPEPLANGWENVAGTLDPSGALAEAAAKAGVPDAFDALDLDDASVAAMAGFLGDRRVAEWVGALATSDDAPDLIVTELLMTDTVQHRSGYDTPLSQWTTTLMDGLIGDLLARLRDAGREDAYDLMILSDHGHGPVERALRPDVLLPGETFVSEGGLLHVLTPDAPTRERVTGILAEVGAQAYPTAYLPDDLQGVLSSFLAPDGVSFEHDGEAPDGPWATPSAVSSHGKRPGHPDDDRFLLLAGPRIEGGVVPRAEAADVAATAARLLGLDVAPFEGTPLV
- a CDS encoding ExeM/NucH family extracellular endonuclease; translated protein: MRDAPHPRWAAPVTTRAVAALGAAALLASACAQDPPALDPRCRPGAAPDPTPLHAVQGHGPTSPLENRRATVQGVVTAAFQGDPTDRFRRDLGGFYLHTPPGQDDGDPATSEGLFVESAASVSVGAVVRAAGTITEAYGMTTLTGVREVVDCGARVAPPAPVPLRLPADDAAREALEGMPVRLPQALAIAEYYNYDRFGEVVLALPQEGADRPIQATHRFAPDDPRAAAWEAAQEPRRITLDDGRNDQNPSPVRHPDGTVFGLEHRFRGGDAVRGATGMLHYAYGAWRIHPTAPAEHLRRAPIPSAPPDVRAADGTPPDVVVATLNVQNYFVDVGDDCGPTGGMECRGADDARELARQRAKLVAALAALDADVLGLVELQNDPNDRAAADLAAGLRDATGHPWRHVAVGAMGTDAIAQAVLYRPDVVAPVGTPAVLDDVAFTDPRATGRGKNRPALAWSFVPADRSSVGGGGAVTIVVNHLKSKGSSCGAGDDGPLQGSCAGTRTDGVRALLAWLEQAPTGVDAPWLVLGDLNAYPKEDPIAALLAGPDATPRTPDDPVDLLASEGPDPVTTFVFDGRFGRLDHAVAHPDLATGTPAGGPRVTGAAVWPINAPEVDLIDYDLTYKGPAEADLYAPDPFRASDHDPVRVGLAFDDGP
- a CDS encoding ABC transporter permease, whose protein sequence is MKRGASDASAPTRGTWKRFRRNRLAVVALGIVILTAFAALFAPWIAPQDPAAQSLFDRRAAPGSDYLLGADAFGRDILSRIIYGARVTLLVSITSVGMGVVVGGALGTVAGYVGGWVDTVVMRLMDVLLAFPYLLLAIIIVSALGPGLTNTIVAIGIWTVPAFARISRGSVVVLRERDFIGAARALGANDVRIVGRHVAPNFVATLLVYGSLYLAYAILMESALSFLGLGVQPPTPTWAGMIAAGRDYITSAPHIALIPGIAIALVVVSFNLLGDGLRDALDVRSDG